Proteins encoded in a region of the Flavobacteriales bacterium genome:
- a CDS encoding DUF58 domain-containing protein — MNSISLHSQQVKQFSKLELIAKQVVEGFITGLHKSPFHGFSVEFAEHRLYNTGESTRHIDWKLYARTEKLFVKRYEEETNLRCQIVIDTSSSMYFPVKDNSSQNDVNKIGFSTYAAAALVHLLKKQRDAFGLSLFSDDVEIHTDTKSTTTHSKLVFTELEKLLEPLPKDKHKRSSGAKALHEVADKIKRRSLVILFSDMIENSGREQDDLWNALQHLKHNKHEVILFHVTDKKKELDFDFENRPYRFVDMETGEELKLNPLEVREAYQKSMQKFEHDLKLKCGQYSIDLVQADISNGFDQVLLPYLLKRKKLY, encoded by the coding sequence ATGAATAGCATTTCGCTACATAGCCAACAAGTCAAGCAGTTCAGCAAGCTGGAACTCATCGCCAAGCAGGTGGTTGAGGGATTCATCACGGGCTTACACAAAAGTCCGTTCCATGGATTTTCGGTGGAGTTTGCAGAACACCGACTGTACAACACGGGCGAATCCACTCGTCACATCGACTGGAAACTCTACGCCAGAACGGAAAAGCTGTTCGTGAAACGGTATGAGGAAGAAACCAACCTTCGCTGCCAGATCGTGATCGATACATCTTCTTCGATGTACTTTCCTGTGAAAGACAATAGTTCGCAGAACGATGTGAACAAGATCGGATTCTCAACCTACGCTGCTGCGGCTTTGGTTCATTTGCTGAAAAAGCAGCGGGATGCTTTCGGCCTTTCGTTGTTCTCAGATGATGTGGAAATCCACACCGACACCAAGTCAACAACTACGCATTCCAAGTTGGTTTTCACCGAATTGGAAAAGCTGTTGGAGCCGCTTCCGAAAGATAAACACAAACGTAGTTCGGGAGCGAAGGCTTTGCACGAGGTTGCTGATAAGATCAAACGTAGATCGTTGGTCATTCTTTTCAGCGATATGATTGAGAATTCGGGACGCGAACAGGATGACCTTTGGAATGCGCTTCAGCATTTGAAGCACAACAAGCATGAAGTCATTCTTTTTCATGTAACGGACAAAAAGAAAGAGTTGGATTTCGATTTCGAGAACCGTCCGTACCGTTTTGTGGATATGGAAACAGGTGAAGAACTGAAACTGAATCCGTTGGAAGTTCGCGAAGCCTATCAGAAGTCGATGCAGAAATTCGAGCATGATCTGAAACTGAAATGCGGGCAGTACAGTATAGACCTCGTGCAAGCGGATATTTCGAATGGGTTCGACCAAGTGCTTCTGCC
- the trxA gene encoding thioredoxin → MALELTDANFEELVMKSDKPVLVDFWAVWCGPCRMVGPIVEELANDYDGKAVIGKVDVDNNPETAARFGIRNIPTLLFFKNGEIVDKQVGAAPKQTFSAKLDALV, encoded by the coding sequence ATGGCATTAGAATTAACAGACGCGAATTTTGAAGAGCTTGTAATGAAATCGGACAAGCCTGTTTTGGTGGATTTTTGGGCAGTTTGGTGTGGCCCTTGCCGCATGGTAGGCCCGATCGTTGAAGAGTTGGCGAACGACTACGATGGCAAAGCCGTTATCGGTAAAGTTGACGTTGACAACAACCCAGAAACCGCTGCTCGATTCGGAATCCGAAATATCCCTACACTGCTTTTCTTCAAGAATGGCGAGATCGTAGATAAGCAGGTTGGCGCTGCTCCAAAGCAGACTTTCTCAGCAAAATTGGACGCGCTGGTCTGA